The proteins below are encoded in one region of Micromonospora yangpuensis:
- a CDS encoding ABC transporter ATP-binding protein, whose protein sequence is MSTPAAGERHWLRMISDYVRPHRGPFVAAGVLLLASSLLGLAQPLAAKALIDGLTAGQGVGGALAVLTGLVLLAALLLGVGNYLILRTAEAVALDGRRGLVRHLLRLTVPALQRQAPGDLLARVAGDTMLLRQIASQSLIDLFTGGVMLLGAVALMAVVDLALLGVTAIVVVLLVVIMGLLMPRIRSAALRSQESVGEMGAALERALGAFTTMKASGTEATEAARIDAAALAAYRQGVSLARWGSVAGTSAGLAIQVAFLVVLGVGGARVASGAMPVSALVAFLLYVAYLTHPVMQLIGASTYLQIGRAALTRIAEIDALPTEPIDLPPAAEPAGAAAVAVVPAGAAAAGVHERGGGPAEVVFEGVCFGYPDRDEPALRELTLRVPAGGLTALVGPSGSGKTTVLALIERFVEPQQGRILLDGRPLADWPLTELRAAIGYVEQDVAVLAGTLRENVAYATPGATDEEIREVLQTTRLHTLLDRLGGDLDAPIRHRGLSLSGGERQRIAVARALLRRPRLLLLDEVTSQLDAANEAALREVIQEVSRRTTVVVVAHRLSTVLAAEQIVVLENGTARSVGSHPDLVRTDALYASLAAEQALV, encoded by the coding sequence GTGAGTACGCCGGCCGCCGGTGAGCGGCACTGGCTGCGCATGATCAGCGACTACGTCCGGCCGCACCGGGGGCCGTTCGTGGCCGCCGGCGTGCTGCTGCTCGCCTCCAGCCTGCTCGGGCTGGCCCAGCCGCTGGCCGCCAAGGCGCTGATCGACGGCCTCACCGCCGGGCAGGGCGTGGGTGGGGCGCTGGCCGTCCTGACCGGGCTGGTGCTCCTGGCCGCCCTGCTGCTCGGCGTCGGCAACTACCTGATCCTGCGGACCGCCGAGGCGGTCGCCCTGGACGGCCGGCGCGGCCTGGTCCGGCACCTGCTGCGGCTCACCGTGCCGGCGTTGCAGCGGCAGGCCCCCGGTGACCTGCTGGCCCGGGTCGCCGGGGACACCATGCTGCTGCGGCAGATCGCCAGCCAGTCCCTGATCGACCTCTTCACCGGCGGCGTCATGCTGCTCGGCGCGGTGGCGCTGATGGCCGTGGTCGACCTGGCCCTGCTCGGGGTGACCGCGATCGTGGTGGTGCTGCTGGTGGTCATCATGGGGCTGCTGATGCCCCGGATCCGGTCGGCCGCGCTGCGCTCACAGGAGTCGGTGGGCGAGATGGGTGCCGCCCTGGAGCGGGCGCTGGGCGCCTTCACCACCATGAAGGCCTCCGGCACCGAGGCCACCGAGGCGGCCCGGATCGACGCGGCGGCGCTGGCCGCGTACCGGCAGGGGGTGAGCCTGGCCCGCTGGGGCTCGGTCGCCGGCACCAGTGCCGGCCTGGCCATCCAGGTCGCGTTCCTGGTGGTGCTCGGCGTCGGCGGCGCGCGGGTGGCCAGCGGCGCGATGCCGGTCTCGGCGCTGGTGGCCTTCCTGCTCTACGTGGCCTACCTGACCCATCCGGTGATGCAGCTCATCGGCGCCAGCACCTACCTGCAGATCGGGCGGGCGGCGCTGACCCGGATCGCCGAGATCGACGCGCTGCCCACCGAGCCGATCGACCTGCCCCCTGCGGCGGAGCCGGCTGGGGCCGCCGCTGTTGCGGTCGTGCCGGCTGGAGCCGCTGCCGCAGGGGTTCACGAGCGGGGCGGCGGGCCGGCGGAGGTGGTCTTCGAAGGGGTCTGCTTCGGGTACCCGGACCGGGACGAACCGGCGCTGCGCGAACTCACCCTGCGGGTGCCGGCGGGCGGGCTGACCGCCCTGGTCGGCCCCTCCGGCTCGGGAAAGACCACGGTGCTCGCCCTGATCGAACGCTTCGTCGAGCCGCAGCAGGGCCGGATCCTCCTCGACGGCCGGCCGCTGGCCGACTGGCCGCTCACCGAACTGCGGGCCGCCATCGGGTACGTCGAGCAGGACGTCGCCGTGCTCGCCGGCACGCTCCGGGAGAACGTCGCGTACGCCACCCCCGGCGCCACCGACGAGGAGATCCGGGAGGTACTGCAGACCACCCGGCTGCACACCCTGCTGGACCGCCTCGGCGGCGACCTGGACGCGCCGATCCGGCACCGGGGCCTCTCCCTCTCCGGCGGCGAACGGCAGCGGATCGCGGTGGCCCGCGCGTTGCTGCGCCGACCCCGGCTGCTGCTGCTCGACGAGGTGACCTCACAACTGGACGCCGCCAACGAGGCCGCGTTGCGCGAGGTGATCCAGGAGGTGTCCCGGCGGACCACGGTGGTCGTGGTGGCGCACCGGCTCTCCACGGTCCTCGCCGCCGAGCAGATCGTGGTGCTGGAGAATGGCACGGCCCGTTCCGTGGGTTCGCATCCGGACCTGGTCCGCACCGACGCGCTCTACGCCAGCCTGGCCGCGGAACAGGCGCTGGTCTGA